In Budorcas taxicolor isolate Tak-1 chromosome 16, Takin1.1, whole genome shotgun sequence, the following are encoded in one genomic region:
- the SMIM1 gene encoding small integral membrane protein 1, with protein MMEPQESSIRYSRWENSHPDEVHVASGPSTEEASGWQRVSQKLCLGKLGIAMKVLGGMALFWVVFILGYVTGYYVHKCK; from the exons ATGATGGAGCCCCAGGAGAGTAGCATCAGGTACAGCAGGTGGGAGAACAGTCACCCGGATGAAGTCCATGTGGCCAGCGGGCCCAGCACAGAGGAGGCCTCAGGCTGGCAGAG GGTCTCCCAGAAGCTGTGCTTGGGCAAGCTGGGCATCGCCATGAAGGTGCTGGGGGGCATGGCCCTCTTCTGGGTCGTGTTCATCCTGGGCTACGTCACTGGCTACTACGTGCACAAGTGCAAGTAA
- the LRRC47 gene encoding leucine-rich repeat-containing protein 47: MAPSGPDRKFHRLPRKRTGRGCGSGGAMAAAAAVSEAWPELDLAERERRRELLLTGPGLEERVRAAGGRLPPRLFTLPLLHYLEVSGCGSLREPGPGLAQGLPQLHSLVLRRNALGPGLSPELGPLPALRVLDLSGNALEALPPGQGLGPAEPPGLPQLQSLNLSGNRLRELPADLARCAPRLQTLNLTGNRLDAFPAALFLPGALPLLSELAAADNCLRELSPDIAHLASLKTLDLSNNQLSEIPAELADCPKLKDINFRGNRLRDKRLEKMVSGCQTRSILEYLRAGGRGRGRGKAEGPDKEEGRRKRRERKKRESGEGADAVVDEASRLLLRVLHVSENPTLLTVRASPEVRDVRPFFVGAIVRGMNLRPGNVLKRFLSCQTRLHEDLCEKRTLATIATHDLGAVRGPLLYAARPPQDFKIIPLGRREVKAKDLVRQLQLEAEEHRKQKKRQNVSGLHRYLHLLDGKEHYPCLVDADGDVISFPPITNSEKTKIKKTTSDLFLEVTSAASLQICKDIMDALILKMAEINKYTLENREEGSLSDPESDAVCGHGSDPKATPGAEATGSTPLVVEQVRVVDEEGHLKVVYPSKTDLDFAAAHVTVLR, translated from the exons ATGGCGCCTTCCGGCCCAGACCGGAAGTTTCACCGCTTGCCCCGGAAGCGCACCGGCAGGGGCTGCGGGAGCGGCGGCGCGATGGCGGCGGCTGCTGCGGTGTCAGAGGCCTGGCCAGAGCTGGACCTGGCGGAGCGGGAGCGACGGCGGGAGCTGCTGCTGACGGGGCCCGGACTGGAGGAACGAGTGCGCGCGGCGGGCGGGCGGCTGCCTCCGCGGCTCTTCACCCTACCGCTGCTGCATTACCTGGAGGTGAGCGGCTGCGGGAGCCTGCGCGAGCCGGGCCCAGGCCTGGCGCAAGGCCTCCCGCAGCTGCACAGCCTCGTGCTGCGGCGCAACGCGCTGGGGCCCGGCCTGAGTCCAGAGCTCGGCCCGCTGCCCGCGCTGCGTGTGCTCGACCTTTCCGGCAACGCGCTGGAAGCTCTGCCACCGGGCCAGGGCCTAGGCCCCGCCGAGCCGCCGGGCCTCCCGCAGCTGCAGAGCCTCAACCTTAGTGGCAACCGGCTGCGCGAGCTGCCGGCCGACCTGGCGCGGTGCGCGCCGCGCCTGCAGACCCTCAACCTCACCGGCAACCGCCTGGACGCCTTCCCCGCCGCGCTCTTCCTCCCCGGCGCGCTGCCGCTGCTCAGCGAACTGGCGGCGGCTGACAACTGCCTCCGGGAGCTCAGCCCTGACATCGCCCACCTGGCGTCGCTCAAG ACGCTGGACCTGTCCAACAACCAGCTGAGCGAGATCCCGGCAGAGCTGGCTGACTGCCCAAAGCTCAAGGACATCAACTTCAGGGGGAACAGGCTGCGAGACAAGCGCCTGGAGAAGATGGTCAGCGGCTGCCAGACCAGGTCCATCCTGGAGTACCTGCGTGctgggggccggggccggggccgagGCAAGGCCGAGGGCCCCGACAAGGAGGAGGGCCGGCGGAAGAGGCGGGAGCGGAAGAAGAGGGAGAGCGGCGAAGGCGCAGACGCTGTAGTGGACGAGGCCAGCCGGCTGCTGCTCCGGGTCCTACACGTCTCGGAGAACCCCACCCTGCTGACCGTCCGGGCAAGCCCCGAGGTCAGGGATGTGCGGCCATTCTTCGTGGGTGCCATCGTGCGAGGCATGAATCTGCGGCCCGGGAATGTGCTCAAGCGGTTTCTGTCCTGCCAG ACGAGGCTGCACGAGGACCTCTGTGAGAAGAGGACGCTGGCCACCATCGCAACCCACGACCTCGGAGCTGTCCGGGGGCCTCTGCTCTACGCCGCCCGCCCGCCACAGGACTTCAAG ATCATCCCCCTGGGGCGCCGGGAGGTCAAGGCCAAGGACCTGGTGCGACAGCTGCAGCTGGAGGCCGAGGAGCACAGGAAGCAGAAGAAGCGGCAGAACGTGTCAGGCCTGCACAG GTACCTGCACTTGCTGGACGGGAAGGAGCACTACCCCTGCCTCGTGGATGCAGACGGCGATGTGATCTCCTTCCCACCGATCACGAACAGCGAGAAGACCAAG attaaGAAAACCACAAGTGATCTGTTTCTGGAAGTGACGAGCGCCGCCAGCCTGCAGATTTGCAAGGATATTATGGACGCGCTCATCCTG aaaatggcagaaatcaacaagTACACTCTGGAAAACAGAGAAGAAGGCTCCCTCTCGGACCCCGAGTCTGACGCCGTCTGTGGACACGGCTCGGACCCCAAGGCGACTCCAGGTGCCGAAGCGACAGGGAGCACCCCGCTGGTGGTGGAGCAGGTCCGGGTGGTGGACGAGGAGGGGCACCTGAAGGTGGTGTACCCATCCAAGACGGACTTGGACTTCGCTGCTGCCCATGTGACCGTGCTGCGCTGA